The region TAACAGGGACTTTTGTCAGAGAGGAGATTTTAAACAAGGGTGTTTTTATTTTCACTAGAGTACAGAATAGGAGCAGATGGACATTTAGTATTCTCATGCAATTGCTTGTATTTACCATTTGTTATGTGAGTGTTCTATTTATAGCATTGATATTAATCCTCTTAGTAACAAAGAGTAGCTCATCTGTTCAGCATTTCACTTCATTGGGCATCATTTACACCCTCTATATTTTATTTTATTTTGTGATAGCCTTATTTTCTAACCTGTTGGCTGTTATGTTGAATAGTCAACTTAGCTATTTGATTACAAGCTTCATTTATATGTTTAATATATTTGTGGCTGGTTTTTTTAACCAAGTCCTAGGTGACCTGACGTTATTAAAATGGCTTCCTGTTTCTCAGGGAATCATAACATGGCATGAGTCAACTTATTTTACTTCGGTTTTTCATCGTTACACAATCAATGATTTCACGTTCTCTATCTCGTATCTTTATCTCGTGATCATCATTATACTGTTATTCTATTGTTTCTTAAGGAAAATAGACAAGATGGAATTATATTAGGAGGTCTAGCACTTTGAATAACGTAACGGTAAGACAGCTTAACAAAGAGTTAAATCATCATACAATCCTTCGTAACATTAATATGGTATTCGAAGGAGGATTCATTTATGGTGTTTTTGGCAGAAATGGTTCTGGAAAAACAATGCTATTTAGAGCGATCTGTGGCCTGATAAAACCCACAGAGGGATCCGTTTATATTAATGATCAACAACTACACCACGACATTTCTTTCCCCCCTAGTATTGGAGTCATCATTGAAACGCCCGGTTTCTGGGATGACTACTCAGGATTTGAAAATTTGAAAATGCTTGCAAGTATAAAAAATGAAATTAGTGGTCCAGACATTAAGGCTGCGATTGAAAGAGTGGGGTTAAATCCAGAGGATAAGAGACCGGTTAAGCGATATTCTTTGGGAATGAGACAGCGTCTGGCCATTGCCCAAGCCATAATGGAAAAGCCGGATATACTTTTGCTAGATGAACCTACAAATGCGCTTGATGAGGAAGGTGTTAAGCTAATTAGGGATATCTTAATAGAAGAGAAACAGCGAGGCGCAATCGTCGTTATTGCTAGTCATCATAAGGAAGACTTAACCCTATTATCAGATAGGAAGCTAAAAATGAATAATGGAGAACTTCAAGAAGCTTTTGAGAGTTAAGGGGGAAACGATTTTGTCTATTAGTAAAAGAAAAAAAATATATTTAATTTTAATAGTATCGGTTATGTTAGTTTCCGTATTAACAGCGTTACTAACAAAGTCATCTTTTGCTAGTAACGAAGAGTTTAATGATCTATCTGAATATGAAGATGCCCTTGTTACTGTCACATCTAACGACTCTTTTACATCCATTTACTTTAATAACAATATCAAGGATGTAAAGGAATTGTGGCAACAAGCTGACACTGTTGTTAGAGGTGTACCACTGGAACCACGAAAACATCTACACCAAGCGACATTCACGCCTCTCCAGGTGTCTATCGTATTAAAAGGAGAGCTAAAGGAAAACGTCATAAACATCTACGAACCCAGTGATATTGACTTCACCAGCCAAAAACTCAGTTTTTATTATTCAAGAAGTGGGTATCTTCTAATGGAAAATGACCGTGAATATATCCTGTTTTTAAAGAAATTGCCTGTTCCAGAAGGATATGAAAAAAGCGAGGAAGAAGAGCGCTCTTATTTACCATTATCAACCCTATACGCTAAATATCCTGTTGGTTCTACATGGGAGGGGGATATCATAAGCTCTGAATCTAGTGATTTTACCCTCAAGGATGTATATGGATACGATATTCTAACTAGAGATGATCAAATATTATCAAAATACCTAGACTTTAGAAATCAATTAGAACAACATGATTACCAATTAAACATGAGTGAATAATCATTCGTATATCCTCATCAGCCTCAGCGATATCATTTATACTTTGACGTGATAAGCCTTAAGCGTTCAGAGTGACTGTAGATAGAAGTCCATAAGAGGGACTTCAGATCTACAGTTTTTTTGTTTGTATTCTTTTTTATGGCTTTATGCATTATTTTGTTGTTTTTCAAAATATTTTTAACATTTATGATCTATCACTATGGGTGTAAGCGATATATAATGACAAATAAGTTATGAAAGCACTTACAAAAAAACAAAAATTGTCGAAAAGGGGTGTTCATGTGAACAGACGTCAACGTTATTTCTTAATCCTGCTTATGGTTTTCACCATGCTCATAGCGGGGTGTAGTTCGGAATCTGATGCTGAACCAGGGCAAGGAGAAGATGATGATACCATCACACTACGTGTGGGCTGGTGGGGTGGAGATACACGGCATCAGATGACGCTAGATGTGATCGATCTCTTCGAAGAGCAGCATCCTAACATTAAAATAGAGCCTGAATATACAGGTTGGCCCGGTTATTGGGAGCGCATCAATACACAAGCGGCAGGAAGCAATCTCCCTGATATCGTGCAGATGGATGTGAACACGCTGAATGAGTATCATTCCCGAGGGGTCTTGGCTGATTTAAAGCCTTTTGTCGATGATGGTACCATCAACTTGGATAATGTAGATCCTATGTACAATGAATTAAACGTAGAGGGTGATCAATTACTCGGTGTCTCATTAGGCGCGAATGCACTTGCGATGGTCTATAACGAAAGTTTGTTTGAAGAGCATGATATCGATCTCCCACCTGGGTATACGTTTGATGATCTACAGGATGAACTGTTGAAGCTAAAGTCTGAATTGGGTGATAATTTTTATGGTTACGATCTCGCCGATGCGGATTATGAACAGTTTTATGTTTATGCTCGTCAACATGGACAATCCTTTTACAATGAAGAAGGCACAGGCGTTGGCTTTGATCAGGACGTGGCCACTGAGTTTTTCACCATGATTCAATCGTACTTAGAAGAGGGGATTACCGTTCCTCCGG is a window of Caldalkalibacillus salinus DNA encoding:
- a CDS encoding extracellular solute-binding protein, with amino-acid sequence MNRRQRYFLILLMVFTMLIAGCSSESDAEPGQGEDDDTITLRVGWWGGDTRHQMTLDVIDLFEEQHPNIKIEPEYTGWPGYWERINTQAAGSNLPDIVQMDVNTLNEYHSRGVLADLKPFVDDGTINLDNVDPMYNELNVEGDQLLGVSLGANALAMVYNESLFEEHDIDLPPGYTFDDLQDELLKLKSELGDNFYGYDLADADYEQFYVYARQHGQSFYNEEGTGVGFDQDVATEFFTMIQSYLEEGITVPPDIQAEVTDLSEAYTGRRMAALQIAASNQVVAISNGTEDDVGLMLLPALGDQHGSWIRPSMSFSITQHSEHQEAAATFIDFFTNNIEAHEIMQAERGVPVSSDIREALYDQLSDDVQAQFNYLDLLEDYSAPADPPPPPGSTEARDVFMRIIEELKYGMVTPEDAAKRLIEDVNEIIE
- a CDS encoding ATP-binding cassette domain-containing protein; its protein translation is MNNVTVRQLNKELNHHTILRNINMVFEGGFIYGVFGRNGSGKTMLFRAICGLIKPTEGSVYINDQQLHHDISFPPSIGVIIETPGFWDDYSGFENLKMLASIKNEISGPDIKAAIERVGLNPEDKRPVKRYSLGMRQRLAIAQAIMEKPDILLLDEPTNALDEEGVKLIRDILIEEKQRGAIVVIASHHKEDLTLLSDRKLKMNNGELQEAFES